The Methylotenera sp. G11 genome includes a window with the following:
- the rpsP gene encoding 30S ribosomal protein S16: protein MVIIRLARGGAKKTPFYNVVVADSRNRRDGRFIERVGFYNPSASANAEGLRIDLARVTHWQNNGAQLSETVARLVKFHAKGPDAAIAAKAKDAAKVEARKAKIAAEEAAKVKAAADAAQAEADAKAAAEAEAAKEAAAAETEAPAADA, encoded by the coding sequence ATGGTTATTATTCGTTTAGCTCGTGGTGGCGCGAAAAAAACTCCTTTCTACAACGTTGTTGTGGCTGATTCACGTAACCGTCGCGATGGTCGTTTCATTGAGCGCGTTGGTTTTTACAACCCATCTGCAAGCGCTAACGCTGAAGGTTTGCGTATTGATCTGGCACGTGTTACGCACTGGCAAAACAACGGTGCGCAATTGTCAGAGACAGTTGCACGCCTGGTTAAATTTCACGCTAAAGGCCCTGATGCTGCTATCGCTGCTAAAGCTAAAGACGCTGCAAAAGTAGAAGCCAGAAAAGCTAAAATTGCTGCAGAAGAAGCTGCTAAGGTTAAAGCTGCTGCTGACGCTGCTCAAGCTGAGGCCGATGCTAAAGCTGCTGCAGAAGCTGAAGCTGCTAAAGAAGCAGCAGCTGCTGAAACAGAAGCTCCAGCTGCTGACGCTTAA